The genomic window AGGACTTGGTGACATGGGAGTGGGCTTGTAGTGGTCCTCCTTACCTGAAGTAGGGCTTTAGCTTATTCACCAGGTCCCTTGAGAGTTCTTCATTGGGAGGTGTTGTATAATCCTGAATCACCTACAGGGTACACAGGGTGATCGGCAAAATGTCCTCTAATAAAGGTCTctgaaggaggggcaggaggggagggcaaGCTTCACTGGGGAAAGTGTTCTGAGGATGCAGTCATCCCCTCTGTCCCCCAGAGATTACTTTGGGTGACAGAAGCGAACACAGTGTTGGGGAAGGTGGGATTGGGTCCTAGAGGGGACAGGACAACATACCTGCTGCAAGGCACGAAGCAGGGCAATACACCGGGCATTGGAGCCACTGACCAGGCCCTGGGAGTACTGCAGGCCGAGTCGCACCATGGCTGGGTGGATCACAGAGGATGGGATGCTGATGGGATGGCGGTGTCACACACTTTGCAAGGGAGCCTGAGCACCTACTGCCCACCTGCCCCTGATAAAAAGGAACTTCCTTCACTAGCATAGACATCCCCATTTCCTCGAGAATTTTGCCTTGTGTGCACGCTTCCTCCCACAGACCCCATCTCAAAGTTTCAGTCACTTTCAATCCTAAGTTACCAAAATTCCTAGAACTTAAAAGTTGTGACAATTTCACAGGATCTTACCTCATATACTGAGTCAAAGAATTCTGTCTGCTATACTGGGGTAGGTGAGAGAAGAGACTAACTTTGGATCCATAATCATTTCGTGTAGGAACCTTGACAAAATAGGGGAACAGGACAGTGGAAAAAAGTAAACAGTGAGGCTACCTTGACCCAAATATCCATTCTTCCCCAGGGTCTCACTTCCACCTGAGGAccttttccccctctttcccaTCTTCCTTAGGCAATTCCTGGCCACACACCGAGACCACTGCCTACCTGTTGTTGCTCTGGTTTTTTAGCAAGCCTTCTCAGAAGTGTGAGGTCATCAACCTGAGTGTGCTCAGGGAGACGCTTCACTCCTAAAAGATAATGATTATGTCTTCAAGATGCTGTACGTGGTAACGAGAAATCTGCTTTTAAGGTATGAGGCACATCAAGAAAAACtggacagggggaggggaaaaaaatgggacaaaaggatagaagaaacagagacaggatGAGGTTGAGAGGAAATTTTTGAGCTCTTGGCCCCAAGGCAAAGAATGGGAGAGGAGAGCTGTCTTACCATGGGGAAGCCTGAGCTAACATAAGAATTCGCATCAACAAAGGTGTTGAAATGAAGGGAAGGTACCTGAGAGGGTTTCTCCAGCTGTACTGGGGCAGGCCCCGGGAGGTGGCCCTCCTTGTTCGCCTTTCCTTGCCTGTTTCAGGGCCCGATCCGCCTCCTGCTTAGCCCGCCGTTCAGCACGAAGTTCGGCTTTACTTCGACCAGTTGGAACTTTCCCCCCAGCAGTGGCCTGCTGACTGCCAGGTCCTGCCGGTTCTTTGGTCGGACCTACTAAAGATAGAATGAAGAGGTGCCCGAGCCCCAGGCAGGTAGTATCTATCTATGCCCCACCCAGTCAAAGCTCCTGTTTATCTAAACTTTTTTTCGCTCTTCACTTGCTCAAACCAACTTTGTCTTGTCTCCCACACATCCCTCTACCAGTTCCACACCCCAGCCCTTTAAACAAGCTTCGGCACCTTGACACTGGGCTGCAGGTACAGCAGAGCCAGTTTCTGgttctgcccccttttcctccttccgtttcttcttctgctgtttcttttccttccgaAGCTGCAACTTCTCTTCTTGGGTCATCTCCCTTCCCCCTGCCTGAGACACAGACATAGAATATTGCTCTTCCCCAACAATTCCAAAGATGAAAAAACACTACTGGAGTCTTCCAAGATTCCCATAAAATAAAGCCCCTAATCCTAACTCTAACCAGCTAGCTGTTACAAGCTTTCATCCCATAGGGATCGAAGCTTCTCCTTCAGGATCACAGTCTCATACTGTTAGGGGTCGAAGAATTCTGTAAAATCTGGCTTTCCCGAGAAATAGAGTGAAACGGGGACGGAAGCTGGGTTAAAATGAAGCTGACACAGCCTGCTGCGTAGCGCTTGACAGGGGTTTTGTAAGGGCACTCTCACTTACCCCAGGCCGAGTAGAAAGCTCCGCCTTCATCCTAGACCCCGAGTCTGCATCAGAAAACAGGTCACAAAGTGAGCCAGAGAGGGTCCGGGAGGGTTTGGGGGGACCCGTACTCGGCGCGGCTGGCTGCTGGGTCGGCATGAGCAAGGCTCCGCCGCCAAGCGGGAGGCTAGCCAGGGATCCGCGTGGGGACGCAGTGCGCGGCAGGATCAAAAGGAAGGCGGGGGAGGCAGCCGGGAGGGGCCCCTACCCTTCTCGCCAGAGCCAGCCGGTGCGCGGCGCGGGAATGCGCCCCAGGCAGCGCGCACCAGGGTCCGGAGAGGCGCCGGAACGGAACGACTGGACCCAGAGGGACTCAGGGCTCAGTCGCGGGCGTCCAGCGCCCGGAGGCTCGCGTACCTGTTAGTGCGCCCCCGCCCTTCACTCACCCTCGCGAACAGCCACAGCCACGGCAGCCATCACCCTCCGTTCTAGGCTCCGCCCGCCGCGGTCCCCAGGCCTACAGCGCCACCTGGGCCGACGCCCGTGGCGCGCAGCTCCCAGCGGACTACAATCTCCAACGTGCACTGGAGCTCCGCCCCGGGCTACGGGCACCGATGAGGGCCCTCTCACCTCGGGGCGCCCAGTCCTGGCAGTCGGCTCTTGCTCTTTA from Neofelis nebulosa isolate mNeoNeb1 chromosome 9, mNeoNeb1.pri, whole genome shotgun sequence includes these protein-coding regions:
- the EIF2B4 gene encoding translation initiation factor eIF-2B subunit delta isoform X1, whose product is MPTQQPAAPSTGPPKPSRTLSGSLCDLFSDADSGSRMKAELSTRPGAGGREMTQEEKLQLRKEKKQQKKKRKEEKGAEPETGSAVPAAQCQVGPTKEPAGPGSQQATAGGKVPTGRSKAELRAERRAKQEADRALKQARKGEQGGPPPGACPSTAGETLSGVKRLPEHTQVDDLTLLRRLAKKPEQQQVPTRNDYGSKVSLFSHLPQYSRQNSLTQYMSIPSSVIHPAMVRLGLQYSQGLVSGSNARCIALLRALQQVIQDYTTPPNEELSRDLVNKLKPYFSFLTQCRPLSASMYNAIKFLNKEITGVSSSKREEEAKSELQAAIDRYVQEKIVLAAQAISRFAYEKINTGDVILVYGCSSLVSRILQEAWARGRRFRVVVVDSRPRLEGRHTLRSLVRAGVPASYLLIPAASYVLPEVSKVLLGAHALLANGSVMSRVGTAQLALVARAHNVPVLVCCETYKFCERVQTDAFVSNELDDPDDLLCERGERVALANWQNHPSLRLLNLVYDVTPPELVDLVITELGMIPCSSVPVVLRVKSSDQ
- the EIF2B4 gene encoding translation initiation factor eIF-2B subunit delta isoform X2, which gives rise to MPTQQPAAPSTGPPKPSRTLSGSLCDLFSDADSGSRMKAELSTRPGAGGREMTQEEKLQLRKEKKQQKKKRKEEKGAEPETGSAVPAAQCQGPTKEPAGPGSQQATAGGKVPTGRSKAELRAERRAKQEADRALKQARKGEQGGPPPGACPSTAGETLSGVKRLPEHTQVDDLTLLRRLAKKPEQQQVPTRNDYGSKVSLFSHLPQYSRQNSLTQYMSIPSSVIHPAMVRLGLQYSQGLVSGSNARCIALLRALQQVIQDYTTPPNEELSRDLVNKLKPYFSFLTQCRPLSASMYNAIKFLNKEITGVSSSKREEEAKSELQAAIDRYVQEKIVLAAQAISRFAYEKINTGDVILVYGCSSLVSRILQEAWARGRRFRVVVVDSRPRLEGRHTLRSLVRAGVPASYLLIPAASYVLPEVSKVLLGAHALLANGSVMSRVGTAQLALVARAHNVPVLVCCETYKFCERVQTDAFVSNELDDPDDLLCERGERVALANWQNHPSLRLLNLVYDVTPPELVDLVITELGMIPCSSVPVVLRVKSSDQ